The Neobacillus sp. OS1-2 genome includes a window with the following:
- a CDS encoding vitamin B12-dependent ribonucleotide reductase — protein MSVVFRQKMNIDFERLNEDIRLFPQVHPVTPDMKITHKGVSRLVMLDRYTFKDTAKITLTNGDFVVLTIKEDPKFPARGLGTIMEIDWENKKAKVLIEEEFRGALDNPEETSTGIIIRSLDVIEKPLELFYEQIAKRNATGLASVEETEEKRREWFERFYQELVTMNFIPAGRVLYGAGANTDVTFFNCYVMPFVADSREGISDHRKQVMEIMSRGGGVGTNGSTLRPRNTLARGVNGKSSGSVSWLDDIAKLTHLVEQGGSRRGAQMIMLADWHPDIIEFIISKMQNPRILRFLIENTKDETIKKHAKDKLKLTPLTLQETAMYQGIVNYKNIPGYGGFDEHIIADAEEKLATGGNYTVHNSEFLTGANISVCLTKEFMEAVENDGEYELRFPYVEHYNEEEMKIYNEEWHQVGDVREWEKLGHKVRVYKKIKAKELWNLINICATYSAEPGIFFIDNANDMTNAKAYGQQVVATNPCGEQPLAPFSVCNLAAVNLAEMADKETKTVDFEKLKKTVEVGVRMQDNVINATPYFLEENKKQALGERRVGLGVMGLHDLLIYCETKYGSSEGNQLVDEVFETIATTAYRTSVELAKEKGSFPFLNGETREDTNRLRQAFIETGFMKKMPEDVRQSILENGIRNSHLLTVAPTGSTGTMVGVSTGLEPYFSFSYFRSGRLGKFIEVKADIVQEYLDQHPEADADNLPNWFVSSMELAPEAHADVQCVIQRWIDSSISKTVNAPKGYSVEQVEKVYERLYRGGAKGGTVYVDGSRDSQVLTLKAEENTNEQLSMFEDKPKQHVVLVDTITDLRSTDVTIGSEVGNTCPVCRKGKVKEMGGCNTCTNCGAQLKCGL, from the coding sequence ATGTCTGTAGTTTTTAGACAAAAAATGAATATTGATTTTGAAAGGTTGAATGAGGATATCCGCCTGTTCCCCCAAGTACACCCGGTTACCCCAGATATGAAAATAACTCATAAGGGTGTTTCACGTTTGGTCATGCTAGACCGTTACACCTTCAAAGACACAGCAAAAATTACCCTAACAAATGGCGACTTTGTTGTTTTAACGATTAAAGAAGATCCGAAATTTCCAGCAAGAGGTTTAGGAACGATCATGGAAATTGACTGGGAAAATAAAAAGGCTAAGGTTTTGATTGAAGAGGAGTTTAGAGGAGCGCTCGACAATCCTGAGGAAACAAGTACAGGGATCATCATCCGGTCTTTAGATGTCATTGAAAAGCCGTTGGAGCTCTTCTACGAGCAAATTGCGAAGCGGAATGCTACAGGCCTTGCATCTGTTGAAGAAACGGAAGAAAAGCGTAGAGAGTGGTTTGAAAGGTTCTATCAAGAGCTTGTAACGATGAACTTTATTCCAGCAGGCCGCGTCTTGTATGGTGCTGGGGCAAATACTGACGTGACATTCTTCAATTGTTACGTAATGCCGTTCGTTGCAGATTCCCGCGAAGGTATCTCTGACCATCGTAAGCAAGTAATGGAAATCATGAGCCGCGGCGGCGGTGTTGGTACAAATGGTTCAACATTGCGACCGCGTAATACCTTGGCTAGGGGCGTTAACGGAAAATCATCTGGATCGGTATCGTGGTTGGATGATATTGCGAAGTTAACGCATTTGGTTGAGCAGGGTGGGTCAAGACGCGGAGCACAAATGATCATGCTAGCGGATTGGCATCCAGACATTATTGAATTTATTATCTCGAAAATGCAAAATCCTAGAATTCTACGATTCTTAATTGAAAATACAAAAGATGAAACAATTAAAAAGCATGCAAAAGATAAGCTTAAACTCACACCATTAACACTACAAGAAACTGCAATGTACCAGGGAATCGTTAATTATAAAAACATTCCAGGTTATGGTGGTTTTGATGAACATATCATTGCTGATGCAGAAGAAAAATTAGCTACAGGTGGAAATTACACTGTCCATAATTCAGAATTCTTAACGGGTGCAAATATATCTGTATGTTTAACAAAAGAATTTATGGAAGCCGTTGAAAATGATGGTGAATATGAACTCCGTTTCCCATATGTTGAGCATTACAACGAAGAAGAAATGAAAATTTACAATGAAGAATGGCACCAAGTCGGTGATGTCCGCGAATGGGAAAAACTCGGACATAAAGTACGCGTGTATAAAAAGATTAAAGCAAAAGAGTTATGGAATTTAATTAACATTTGTGCTACTTACTCTGCCGAGCCGGGAATCTTTTTCATTGATAATGCAAACGATATGACCAATGCTAAAGCATATGGACAGCAAGTTGTAGCTACTAATCCATGTGGTGAGCAACCACTCGCACCATTTTCAGTCTGTAACCTTGCTGCTGTAAATCTTGCAGAAATGGCAGACAAGGAAACTAAAACTGTTGATTTTGAGAAATTAAAGAAAACGGTAGAAGTTGGCGTCAGAATGCAAGATAACGTAATTAACGCAACGCCATACTTCCTAGAAGAAAACAAAAAGCAAGCCCTTGGAGAACGCCGTGTTGGACTAGGTGTTATGGGCTTACACGATTTACTAATCTACTGTGAAACAAAGTACGGTTCATCTGAAGGGAACCAACTTGTTGATGAGGTCTTTGAAACCATTGCAACTACTGCCTACAGAACATCTGTAGAATTAGCCAAAGAAAAGGGAAGCTTCCCATTCTTAAACGGAGAAACAAGAGAAGATACAAACCGTTTACGACAAGCTTTTATTGAAACGGGATTTATGAAAAAAATGCCTGAAGATGTCCGTCAATCGATTTTAGAAAACGGAATAAGAAATTCCCATTTGCTAACTGTTGCTCCAACGGGGTCCACTGGAACAATGGTTGGGGTTTCCACCGGATTAGAGCCTTATTTCTCATTCTCTTATTTCCGCAGCGGACGTCTTGGTAAATTTATCGAAGTAAAAGCGGATATCGTGCAGGAATATTTAGATCAGCATCCGGAAGCAGATGCAGACAATCTTCCAAATTGGTTTGTGTCATCGATGGAGTTAGCTCCTGAAGCTCATGCAGATGTTCAGTGCGTTATTCAACGTTGGATTGACAGCTCCATTAGTAAAACGGTTAATGCACCAAAAGGCTACAGTGTTGAGCAGGTAGAGAAGGTTTACGAGCGACTGTACCGTGGTGGTGCAAAAGGCGGCACTGTTTATGTGGACGGATCAAGGGATTCACAAGTATTAACACTTAAAGCTGAGGAAAACACAAACGAGCAATTATCGATGTTTGAAGATAAACCAAAGCAGCATGTTGTC
- a CDS encoding biotin/lipoate A/B protein ligase family protein → MKREVWRFIDSGNSSPSFNMALDEALLDWHSEGKIPPVIRFYGWNPPSLSVGYFQKVEKEIDMDAVKAHGLGFVRRPTGGRGVLHEHELTYSVIVSEEHPAMPKTVTEAYRVISEGILKGFHHLGLEAYFAVPMTAEERDALKNPRSAVCFDAPSWYELVVEGRKVAGSAQTRQKGVILQHGAILLDLDEDKLFSLFKYSSERVKERMKKAFKDKAVAINAISPRRISLEEAKEAFYKGFAEGLNIDLEPYQLTDEELAYVERIAKERYESDEWNFKR, encoded by the coding sequence ATGAAAAGAGAAGTTTGGCGTTTTATCGACTCTGGAAATAGTTCACCATCTTTTAATATGGCGTTGGATGAAGCATTGCTAGATTGGCATAGCGAGGGAAAAATCCCCCCCGTCATTCGTTTCTATGGCTGGAATCCTCCGTCCCTGTCTGTTGGATATTTTCAAAAGGTTGAAAAAGAAATTGACATGGATGCGGTGAAAGCGCATGGGCTGGGGTTTGTCAGGAGACCTACAGGTGGGCGCGGCGTTCTCCATGAGCATGAGCTTACATATAGTGTCATTGTTTCAGAAGAGCACCCTGCAATGCCTAAAACTGTAACAGAGGCATATAGGGTAATATCGGAAGGAATTTTAAAAGGCTTTCATCATTTAGGTCTTGAAGCTTATTTTGCTGTACCAATGACAGCAGAGGAACGAGATGCATTGAAAAATCCACGTTCTGCTGTCTGCTTTGATGCACCGAGCTGGTATGAGCTGGTGGTGGAAGGCAGGAAGGTAGCAGGTAGCGCGCAAACAAGGCAAAAGGGTGTCATCCTTCAACATGGAGCCATTTTATTGGATTTGGATGAAGACAAGTTGTTTAGTTTATTTAAATATTCAAGCGAACGGGTAAAGGAACGGATGAAGAAGGCCTTCAAGGATAAGGCGGTTGCCATTAATGCAATCAGTCCAAGGCGGATTTCACTAGAAGAGGCAAAAGAGGCCTTTTATAAGGGGTTTGCTGAGGGGCTGAACATTGATCTTGAACCATATCAATTAACGGATGAAGAACTTGCATACGTTGAAAGAATAGCAAAAGAACGCTATGAGAGTGATGAATGGAATTTTAAACGGTAA
- a CDS encoding rhodanese-like domain-containing protein, with protein MSSLYGLLIILAAVIIYSVTTYFFQKRIVKTVTEEEFRAGYRKAQLIDVREANEFDGGHILGARNIPMSQMKMRMPEIRKDMPVYLYCQSGMRSARAAQFLHKRGYKELTQLQGGFKKWSGKVKTKK; from the coding sequence TTGAGTTCACTTTATGGTTTATTAATCATTCTCGCAGCAGTTATTATTTACTCCGTTACCACCTATTTCTTTCAGAAGAGGATTGTTAAAACGGTAACAGAAGAAGAATTCCGTGCAGGTTACAGAAAGGCACAACTAATAGATGTTCGTGAAGCGAACGAATTTGATGGCGGCCATATTTTAGGAGCACGTAATATCCCAATGTCACAAATGAAAATGCGTATGCCAGAAATTCGCAAAGATATGCCTGTTTACTTGTATTGCCAAAGTGGGATGCGCAGTGCGCGTGCAGCACAATTTTTACACAAAAGAGGCTACAAAGAACTTACCCAGCTGCAAGGCGGTTTCAAGAAGTGGTCTGGTAAAGTAAAAACTAAAAAATAA
- the gcvPB gene encoding aminomethyl-transferring glycine dehydrogenase subunit GcvPB produces MHNQDQALIFEASTPGRIGYSLPEMDILELEISDLLPEGYLRAVEPELPEVSELDIMRHYTALSKRNHGLDSGFYPLGSCTMKYNPKINENVARFNGFAHVHPLQDESSVQGALGLLYDLQQHLIEITGMDEVTLQSAAGAHGEWTGLMLIRAYHEANGDLNRTKVIVPDSAHGTNPASATIAGFETVTVKSTDKGLVDLDDLRRVVGDDTAALMLTNPNTLGLFEENIIEITEIIHEAGGKVYYDGANLNAVLSKARPGDMGFDVVHLNLHKTFTGPHGGGGPGSGPVGVKADLIPFLPKPIISKRGEEFVLDYDRPQSIGRVKPFYGNFGINVRAYTYIRSMGPDGLKAVTEYAVLNANYMMRRLAEHYDLPFDKHCKHEFVLSGKRQKKLGVRTLDIAKRLLDFGYHPPTIYFPLNVEECIMIEPTETESKETLDSFVDIMIQIAKEAEDNPEVVQEAPHTTVIGRLDETLAARKPVLKYQRA; encoded by the coding sequence ATGCATAATCAAGACCAAGCACTCATTTTTGAAGCTAGCACACCGGGACGAATCGGATACAGTCTTCCAGAAATGGATATTCTTGAATTGGAGATTAGCGACCTGCTGCCCGAGGGTTATCTTCGCGCAGTTGAACCTGAACTTCCCGAGGTTTCTGAGCTTGATATCATGCGCCATTATACCGCTCTTTCGAAAAGAAACCATGGCCTGGATTCAGGATTTTATCCATTAGGTTCTTGTACCATGAAATACAATCCGAAAATCAATGAAAATGTTGCCCGCTTTAATGGATTTGCCCATGTCCATCCACTGCAGGACGAAAGCTCTGTTCAAGGGGCACTGGGGCTTTTATACGATTTGCAGCAGCATTTAATAGAAATTACCGGTATGGATGAAGTGACCTTACAGTCTGCTGCAGGTGCACATGGGGAGTGGACTGGATTAATGCTAATCCGTGCCTACCATGAGGCAAATGGAGATCTTAACCGGACAAAGGTAATCGTGCCTGATTCAGCCCACGGAACAAACCCTGCTTCAGCTACCATCGCAGGTTTTGAAACGGTAACAGTTAAATCAACGGACAAAGGTCTTGTTGATTTAGATGATTTAAGAAGGGTTGTTGGCGATGATACGGCAGCACTCATGCTTACAAATCCGAATACACTAGGGCTTTTTGAAGAAAATATAATCGAAATCACTGAAATTATTCATGAAGCGGGTGGAAAAGTTTATTACGACGGGGCAAACCTTAATGCTGTTCTTTCAAAAGCAAGACCCGGCGACATGGGCTTTGACGTTGTTCATTTAAATCTTCATAAAACCTTTACAGGTCCACATGGTGGCGGCGGCCCTGGATCAGGTCCTGTTGGTGTAAAGGCAGATCTTATTCCGTTTTTGCCAAAACCAATTATTTCAAAGCGCGGCGAAGAATTTGTGCTTGATTATGATCGCCCGCAATCTATTGGCCGCGTGAAGCCGTTCTATGGTAACTTTGGAATCAACGTTCGTGCGTATACCTATATTCGTTCAATGGGTCCTGACGGCTTAAAGGCAGTAACGGAGTATGCTGTATTAAATGCCAACTATATGATGAGGAGATTGGCTGAGCATTATGATTTACCATTCGATAAGCATTGTAAGCACGAGTTTGTATTGAGTGGTAAACGCCAGAAAAAATTAGGTGTCCGCACATTGGATATAGCGAAACGTCTGCTTGATTTTGGCTATCATCCGCCAACCATTTATTTCCCATTAAATGTTGAAGAATGTATCATGATTGAGCCGACAGAGACAGAATCAAAAGAAACACTTGATTCCTTCGTTGATATCATGATTCAAATCGCGAAAGAGGCAGAAGACAATCCTGAAGTCGTTCAAGAGGCACCGCATACAACGGTCATTGGCCGTTTAGATGAAACGCTGGCAGCACGTAAACCAGTTTTAAAATATCAAAGAGCGTAA
- the gcvPA gene encoding aminomethyl-transferring glycine dehydrogenase subunit GcvPA codes for MKHRYLPMTEQDKKAMLDTIGVSSIDELFSDIPEKVRFKGEYNIKAAKSETALLKELFMLADRNADLKRNVSFLGAGVYDHYMPVIVDHVISRSEFYTAYTPYQPEISQGELQAIFEFQTMICELTGMDVANSSMYDGGTALAEAAMLSAGHTKRKTIVVSSAVHPEYRDVLKTYAKGQYLEVVEVPVKDGVTDVDALKGMMNENVAAVIVQYPNFFGRIEPLKEVEEIVHAAKGMFVVSSNPLSLGVLTPPGKFGADIVIGDAQPFGIPTAFGGPHCGYFAVTTKLMRKVPGRLVGQTVDDQGRRGFVLTLQAREQHIRREKATSNICSNQALNALAASVAMTALGKKGVREMAAANLQKAHYAKMAFKEAGFKVVNDGYSFNEFVVKLNKPVKEMNQKLLQKGIIGGYDLGRDYSELANHMLVAVTEQRTKEEIDTLVKELGDLHA; via the coding sequence ATGAAACATCGTTATTTACCTATGACTGAACAAGATAAGAAGGCTATGCTTGATACGATTGGTGTTTCCTCAATTGATGAACTGTTTAGTGATATCCCGGAAAAGGTAAGATTTAAGGGTGAATACAACATTAAAGCGGCTAAGTCTGAGACTGCCCTACTGAAAGAGTTATTCATGTTAGCTGACCGCAATGCCGACCTTAAAAGAAATGTCTCATTTCTAGGTGCTGGTGTTTATGATCATTACATGCCCGTCATCGTTGATCATGTAATCTCTCGTTCTGAATTTTATACTGCCTATACACCATATCAGCCGGAAATTTCTCAAGGTGAACTGCAAGCCATTTTTGAATTCCAAACAATGATTTGTGAGTTAACGGGAATGGATGTGGCGAACTCCTCAATGTATGATGGGGGAACTGCACTTGCAGAAGCTGCAATGCTTAGTGCCGGTCATACAAAACGGAAAACAATCGTTGTTTCTAGTGCAGTCCATCCTGAGTATCGCGATGTTTTAAAAACGTATGCAAAAGGCCAGTATCTTGAAGTGGTAGAAGTACCGGTGAAAGATGGTGTGACAGATGTTGATGCATTAAAAGGAATGATGAATGAGAATGTTGCAGCGGTAATTGTTCAATATCCAAATTTCTTTGGCAGAATCGAGCCGTTAAAAGAGGTTGAGGAAATCGTTCATGCTGCTAAAGGGATGTTTGTTGTTAGCAGCAATCCATTATCCCTTGGCGTTTTAACACCTCCAGGAAAATTTGGGGCGGATATTGTTATTGGGGATGCACAGCCGTTTGGAATTCCAACTGCATTTGGCGGACCTCATTGCGGCTATTTTGCGGTTACAACTAAATTAATGCGGAAGGTACCTGGACGTCTTGTCGGTCAGACAGTGGACGATCAAGGCCGCCGTGGTTTTGTCTTAACACTACAAGCACGTGAACAGCATATCCGCCGTGAAAAAGCGACATCTAATATCTGTTCAAATCAAGCACTTAACGCCCTTGCTGCCTCTGTCGCAATGACGGCTCTAGGAAAAAAAGGTGTCCGCGAAATGGCTGCAGCTAATTTACAGAAGGCACATTATGCAAAAATGGCTTTTAAAGAAGCAGGATTTAAAGTCGTTAATGACGGCTATTCGTTCAATGAATTTGTTGTGAAATTAAATAAGCCGGTTAAAGAAATGAATCAAAAACTGTTACAAAAAGGAATCATCGGCGGTTATGATTTGGGACGCGACTATTCAGAGCTCGCTAACCATATGCTCGTTGCCGTTACAGAGCAAAGGACGAAGGAAGAAATCGATACTTTAGTGAAAGAATTGGGGGATCTGCATGCATAA